From Primulina huaijiensis isolate GDHJ02 chromosome 15, ASM1229523v2, whole genome shotgun sequence, one genomic window encodes:
- the LOC140959615 gene encoding uncharacterized protein — protein MKRCELCKLKAEIYCGSDKARLCWGCDARVHSANFLVARHSRYLLCGGCRSPTPWAATGAVLSRTVAVCDKCVDGKRGVAGAEVEERKEVVEENQIAPQSESTSCSGEAYFSRKRRLENLSYFASDDDDRYFSSYKLNVRAPPAEAVAACVLQQEGTENSYLIKEASPPQKAQKTTPFKMGVTGISESGILESLRRFHREELGSGLQIAECCTLSEDGPSAIDLSSCDSS, from the exons ATGAAGAGGTGCGAGTTGTGTAAATTGAAGGCTGAGATTTACTGTGGATCGGACAAGGCGAGATTGTGCTGGGGCTGCGATGCTAGGGTTCATTCTGCCAACTTTCTCGTGGCGAGGCATTCCAGATATTTGCTCTGCGGAGGGTGCCGGTCACCGACGCCTTGGGCTGCTACCGGTGCTGTTTTGAGCCGCACTGTAGCGGTCTGTGATAAATGTGTTGACGGAAAAAGAGGGGTAGCCGGTGCTGAAGTTGAAGAAAGGAAGGAGGTGGTGGAGGAAAATCAGATTGCTCCGCAGTCGGAGAGCACTTCGTGTAGTGGTGAAGCTTATTTTTCGAGGAAGCGCAGGCTTGAGAATCTCTCTTATTTTGCGTCTgat GATGATGATCGATATTTCTCGTCGTATAAGCTCAACGTCCGCGCTCCGCCGGCAGAAGCGGTGGCGGCGTGCGTTCTCCAGCAGGAAGGGACGGAGAACTCATATCTAATAAAGGAAGCGTCGCCACCGCAGAAAGCACAGAAAACGACGCCGTTTAAAATGGGTGTGACCGGAATATCCGAATCGGGGATCTTGGAGAGTCTCCGGAGATTTCATCGTGAAGAATTGGGTTCTGGACTACAAATAGCGGAGTGCTGCACTTTGAGCGAAGATGGTCCCAGTGCCATTGATCTCAGTTCCTGCGACTCTTCGTAG